A single window of Selenomonas sputigena DNA harbors:
- a CDS encoding nitrate reductase: protein MSILTFILSILAGVVANHICKWLDERDDGNEPRR from the coding sequence ATGAGTATTCTGACGTTTATTCTCTCCATCTTGGCTGGTGTGGTTGCCAACCACATCTGCAAATGGCTCGATGAGAGAGACGACGGCAACGAGCCTAGGCGCTGA
- a CDS encoding CYTH domain-containing protein, translating into MAKEIERKFLVHRELWQPKGEGIEIAQGYLAADKKRAVRVRLAGDRAYLTVKGPTKGVERLEFEYEVPTDDARAMLALCERPWIEKRRYCEQCGAHTWEIDCFMGENEGLVVAEIELSAADEMFEHPTWLGEEVSDDSRYLNASLMRLPFSRWRN; encoded by the coding sequence ATGGCAAAAGAAATCGAGCGCAAGTTCCTCGTCCATAGGGAGCTTTGGCAGCCGAAGGGCGAAGGAATCGAGATCGCGCAGGGCTACCTCGCAGCGGATAAGAAGCGCGCCGTGCGCGTGCGCCTGGCGGGAGACCGCGCCTATCTGACCGTCAAGGGGCCGACGAAGGGTGTCGAACGGCTCGAATTCGAGTACGAGGTCCCAACGGATGATGCACGCGCCATGCTCGCCCTCTGCGAGCGTCCATGGATTGAAAAGCGCCGCTACTGCGAGCAATGCGGTGCGCATACATGGGAAATCGACTGCTTTATGGGCGAGAACGAAGGTCTCGTCGTAGCCGAGATCGAGCTTTCTGCGGCGGACGAGATGTTCGAGCATCCGACCTGGCTCGGCGAAGAGGTCTCCGACGACAGCCGCTACCTAAACGCAAGCCTCATGCGCCTGCCTTTCTCGCGCTGGCGGAATTGA
- a CDS encoding SLC13 family permease: MSTETKSQSDKIHEAELAFDRKRRTFGMICGPICAILVMITPIPDLPLPAHKLLAIMTLIALWWITEPIPIPVTSLLGPTLAVICGVVGAKDAYAAFANPMIFLFMGGFIIAKGMMMHGLDRKFAFALLSMSWVGSNPRRIFLAVGLACALCSGWVSNTATAAMMFPIALGLLEAIKEMFAANGKTIDLHEYKYATGLMLMTAYACSIGGVLTPIGTPPNIIMLGFLDQMAGIHISFFEWMIWGFVAMVVYFIIAYFILVNMFPADVKRIDGAEAFIAEKRRALGGWTRAQKNTLVGFCVAVILWVTPGILNIALGPDSPILKMYGKLFPEAIAAMAGALLLFFLPVNWKEREFTLNWKDAAAGIEWGTLILFGGGLAMGGMMYKTGLSTWVGDCIVGWMGGEPSLFMMVAIFSVMALLLSELSSHTAATNMIGPLGVTAAMAAGFSPIPVAVGIALSSSLGFMLPVSTPPNAIVYASGYVPITKMIKTGVYIDFIGIFCVTIPIVLYLVEFIVGAR; the protein is encoded by the coding sequence ATGAGTACGGAAACAAAAAGCCAAAGCGACAAGATCCATGAGGCCGAGCTGGCGTTTGACCGGAAAAGGCGTACCTTCGGCATGATCTGCGGGCCGATCTGCGCCATTCTCGTCATGATTACGCCGATTCCCGACTTGCCGCTTCCGGCGCACAAGCTCCTGGCGATCATGACGCTGATCGCTCTTTGGTGGATCACAGAGCCGATCCCCATCCCGGTGACGTCGCTCCTCGGGCCGACGCTCGCCGTCATCTGCGGTGTCGTGGGGGCGAAGGACGCCTATGCGGCGTTCGCGAACCCCATGATCTTCCTCTTCATGGGTGGCTTCATCATCGCCAAGGGCATGATGATGCACGGGCTCGACCGAAAATTCGCCTTCGCGCTCTTGTCGATGTCCTGGGTCGGCTCAAACCCCAGGCGCATCTTCCTCGCCGTCGGTCTCGCCTGCGCACTGTGCTCGGGCTGGGTCAGTAACACGGCGACGGCGGCCATGATGTTCCCGATCGCGCTCGGCCTTCTGGAAGCGATCAAGGAAATGTTCGCTGCGAATGGCAAGACGATCGATCTGCACGAGTACAAGTACGCCACGGGTCTCATGCTCATGACGGCTTATGCGTGCTCCATCGGCGGCGTTTTGACCCCGATTGGTACGCCCCCGAACATCATCATGCTCGGTTTCCTCGATCAGATGGCAGGCATTCACATCTCCTTCTTTGAATGGATGATCTGGGGTTTCGTCGCCATGGTCGTCTACTTCATCATTGCCTACTTCATCCTCGTCAACATGTTCCCCGCTGACGTCAAGCGCATCGATGGCGCAGAGGCATTCATCGCTGAGAAGCGCCGCGCTCTCGGCGGCTGGACGCGTGCTCAGAAGAACACGCTCGTCGGCTTCTGCGTCGCCGTCATCCTCTGGGTCACGCCTGGCATCCTGAACATCGCCCTCGGCCCGGATTCGCCGATCCTCAAGATGTACGGTAAGCTCTTCCCCGAGGCGATTGCCGCGATGGCGGGTGCTCTCCTGCTCTTCTTCCTGCCCGTCAACTGGAAGGAGCGCGAGTTCACGCTGAACTGGAAGGACGCAGCCGCCGGCATCGAGTGGGGCACGCTGATCCTCTTCGGCGGCGGTCTCGCGATGGGTGGCATGATGTACAAGACGGGTCTTTCGACGTGGGTCGGCGATTGCATCGTCGGCTGGATGGGCGGCGAGCCGTCGCTCTTCATGATGGTCGCGATCTTCTCCGTCATGGCGCTTCTCCTGTCGGAGCTTTCGTCGCACACGGCGGCGACAAACATGATCGGCCCCTTGGGCGTTACGGCCGCCATGGCAGCGGGCTTCAGCCCGATTCCCGTCGCGGTCGGCATCGCGCTCTCCTCGTCGCTCGGCTTCATGCTGCCGGTATCGACGCCGCCGAACGCCATCGTCTACGCGTCGGGCTATGTGCCCATCACGAAGATGATCAAGACGGGCGTCTACATCGACTTCATCGGCATCTTCTGCGTGACGATCCCGATCGTGCTCTACCTCGTCGAGTTCATCGTTGGTGCGCGCTGA
- a CDS encoding LCP family protein: protein MILQKNSPPPAVPKKKRRIWPYVAVVFLFFAAAAAGALFASTSLLDKEKPKADEEHLLTAKDKSTIMIMGVDQREDDVGRSDTLMVTMIDPKKNKAALLSVPRDTRVKIKGHGYDKINAAYAYGGHKLSESTVEDLLGVRIDHYIIINTHSFQRIIDALGGIDINVEKRMYYEDPWDDDGGLLIDLKPGMQHMDGKTAVTYVRYRDEEGDIGRIERQQKFMKAVMEKLTSPAIITRLPSVIKEVMDSIETDLSFRQMLEFAGTLKEAQKNGLKTDMVPGRPLYISGISYWIPDIMKLRQTVANTLDIDVNASMRAAMERESHEYESSIPAGATEVPASDTSIGRPKRESSGRSESSSKSSTSREDADEKESKKGGRDRSSSASSTEKKGAAQDADDSRTRTETKASGASSAATPSAAPTPGAETQKTQ from the coding sequence ATGATCTTGCAGAAAAATTCTCCGCCTCCTGCCGTGCCGAAAAAGAAGCGGCGCATCTGGCCTTATGTCGCCGTCGTATTCCTCTTTTTTGCCGCCGCTGCGGCGGGTGCGCTCTTCGCTTCGACGAGCCTCCTGGACAAGGAGAAGCCAAAAGCGGACGAGGAGCATCTCCTGACCGCAAAGGACAAGTCGACCATCATGATCATGGGCGTCGACCAGAGAGAAGACGACGTCGGCCGCTCCGACACCTTGATGGTCACGATGATCGATCCGAAGAAGAACAAGGCAGCGCTCCTTTCCGTGCCGCGCGACACGCGCGTGAAGATCAAGGGGCATGGCTACGACAAGATCAACGCCGCTTACGCCTACGGCGGACATAAGCTCAGCGAGAGCACAGTCGAAGACCTCTTGGGCGTGCGCATCGACCACTACATCATCATCAACACGCACTCCTTCCAACGCATCATCGACGCCTTGGGCGGCATCGACATCAACGTGGAGAAGCGCATGTACTACGAAGATCCGTGGGACGACGACGGCGGCCTCCTCATCGACCTCAAGCCCGGCATGCAGCACATGGACGGCAAGACGGCTGTGACCTATGTGCGCTACCGCGACGAGGAGGGCGACATCGGGCGCATCGAGCGCCAGCAGAAGTTCATGAAGGCGGTCATGGAAAAGCTCACGTCGCCCGCCATCATCACGCGCCTGCCCTCCGTCATCAAGGAGGTCATGGATTCCATCGAAACCGACCTCTCCTTCCGCCAAATGCTTGAGTTCGCGGGCACTCTGAAGGAGGCGCAGAAGAATGGCCTCAAGACCGACATGGTGCCAGGGCGTCCGCTCTACATCTCGGGGATCAGCTATTGGATTCCCGACATCATGAAGCTTCGCCAGACGGTCGCCAACACACTCGACATCGATGTCAACGCCTCGATGCGCGCCGCCATGGAACGTGAGAGCCACGAGTACGAAAGCTCGATCCCCGCGGGCGCAACCGAAGTGCCTGCAAGCGACACCTCCATCGGCCGTCCCAAGCGCGAAAGTTCGGGCAGAAGCGAAAGCTCCTCGAAGAGTTCGACAAGCCGCGAGGACGCGGACGAGAAGGAGTCGAAGAAGGGCGGCAGGGATCGCTCGTCGTCCGCTTCGTCAACAGAGAAGAAAGGCGCGGCACAGGACGCAGACGATTCGCGCACGCGTACGGAGACGAAGGCTTCGGGCGCATCGTCCGCAGCGACGCCCTCTGCTGCACCCACCCCCGGCGCCGAGACGCAGAAAACGCAATGA
- a CDS encoding nuclease, translated as MTSSNITPEDLLLGYANPAYDQHAKRLLAQKDVVARILKGVVPEFRQIDLATIVGRCIEGEPEIGVIPVDMDKTNAARRIPKEIRGDNTESASPTEGWIRFDILFRAKVPQTGARITLIVNIEAQKTQSHSRLGYALLRRAIYYACRLISSQKETEFAKSNYNDIKKVYSVWICMDAPDDKSAINFYDMQERHFLHRTKAEKSDYDLLNIIMIYLGADDSGNDLVRFLKLLFRDTAKSAAEKKKILESEFDLDVSSDMEREMNTMCNLSEGIFERGIVQGIEQGIEQGESGMILSMLKKGYDLTSIADISQWSIKKIEQLAKAHHLL; from the coding sequence ATGACGTCATCGAACATCACGCCGGAGGATCTGCTGCTCGGCTATGCGAACCCTGCCTACGATCAGCATGCCAAGCGTTTGCTCGCGCAAAAAGATGTCGTGGCGCGAATCCTCAAGGGCGTCGTTCCTGAATTTCGTCAAATCGATCTCGCAACCATCGTTGGTCGATGCATCGAGGGCGAGCCGGAAATCGGCGTCATCCCCGTCGATATGGACAAGACGAACGCTGCAAGGCGGATTCCGAAGGAGATTCGCGGAGACAATACGGAGAGCGCCAGTCCCACGGAAGGATGGATTCGTTTCGACATTTTGTTCCGTGCGAAAGTGCCTCAGACAGGTGCGCGTATCACCTTGATCGTCAACATTGAAGCTCAGAAGACGCAGTCGCACAGCCGTCTCGGTTACGCGCTGCTGCGGCGAGCCATATACTATGCCTGCCGCTTGATTTCCTCCCAGAAGGAAACGGAGTTTGCAAAATCAAACTATAATGACATCAAGAAGGTTTATTCCGTCTGGATCTGCATGGATGCGCCTGATGACAAGAGCGCCATCAACTTCTACGATATGCAGGAGCGTCACTTTCTGCATCGCACGAAAGCAGAAAAAAGCGATTATGATCTGCTGAACATCATCATGATTTACCTCGGTGCGGATGACTCGGGCAATGATCTCGTCCGCTTTCTGAAGCTCTTATTTCGCGATACAGCAAAATCTGCGGCAGAAAAGAAGAAGATTCTCGAATCTGAATTCGATCTTGATGTTTCAAGCGATATGGAAAGGGAGATGAACACCATGTGCAATTTGAGCGAAGGCATCTTCGAGCGCGGCATCGTGCAGGGCATTGAGCAGGGCATTGAGCAGGGAGAATCTGGCATGATCCTTTCCATGCTGAAGAAAGGATACGATCTCACAAGCATCGCCGATATATCTCAATGGTCAATCAAGAAGATCGAGCAGTTGGCAAAGGCGCATCATCTGCTGTAA
- a CDS encoding C40 family peptidase, translating into MRLCRLRKVFLAFGLAVFLSAGTALAAPILSENSHGHDVLKLQKELKRTGYLSDEPDGIFGSRTKSAVLAFQRAQSLKETGVVDRETWSRLQEQPARDASPAPLPPAAKPAQGGSIAFPAVKPVDDTAAEAPGKENVPALEPRIKKAPESAPFLQRAKVAAVIATAKKYIGTPYKFGGTTPKAFDCSGYLQYVFQENGMTLPRTADEQFKLGKSAKTAELEEGDLVFFETYEKGASHCGIYLGGGKFIHASTSKGVRIDELSSDYWNAHYYGGKHIVR; encoded by the coding sequence ATGCGCCTCTGTCGTTTGCGCAAGGTCTTTCTTGCTTTCGGACTTGCCGTATTCTTGTCGGCGGGCACGGCCTTGGCCGCGCCGATCCTCTCGGAAAACTCCCATGGGCACGACGTCCTCAAGCTGCAAAAGGAACTGAAGCGCACAGGCTACCTCAGCGACGAGCCGGACGGCATCTTCGGCAGCCGCACGAAGAGCGCGGTTCTTGCGTTCCAACGCGCCCAGAGCCTCAAGGAAACGGGCGTCGTTGATCGCGAGACATGGAGCCGCCTGCAGGAGCAGCCTGCACGAGACGCTTCTCCCGCTCCTCTCCCGCCCGCCGCAAAGCCTGCGCAGGGCGGCTCGATCGCCTTTCCCGCTGTGAAGCCAGTCGATGATACAGCGGCGGAAGCGCCGGGCAAAGAGAACGTACCCGCACTCGAACCGCGCATAAAAAAAGCGCCCGAGAGCGCTCCGTTCCTGCAGCGAGCCAAGGTGGCGGCCGTCATAGCGACGGCGAAGAAGTACATCGGCACGCCGTACAAATTCGGCGGCACAACGCCGAAGGCGTTCGACTGCTCGGGCTACCTGCAGTACGTCTTCCAAGAGAACGGCATGACGCTGCCGCGCACGGCGGACGAGCAGTTCAAGCTCGGGAAGAGTGCGAAGACGGCGGAGCTTGAAGAGGGCGACCTCGTCTTCTTCGAGACGTATGAAAAGGGCGCGTCGCACTGCGGCATCTACCTCGGCGGCGGCAAGTTCATCCACGCCTCGACGAGCAAAGGCGTGCGCATCGACGAACTTTCGAGCGACTACTGGAATGCGCATTATTACGGCGGCAAGCATATTGTACGGTGA